In the Populus trichocarpa isolate Nisqually-1 chromosome 8, P.trichocarpa_v4.1, whole genome shotgun sequence genome, TCCCCAACTGCTAGAGACTTCAAGGGGCTTTGAGACTAGAAAGTGAAGAGAGTAGTATCGTATAGTCTGAAGATCTGGGCTCAAGTGCTCAAACAAAGATTTGACAAAAGCTAATAAACAGGAGAAagttgggtttgtttttttttttcatatagcaAAAGGAAGCTGCTCAGAAAGAGGGGATAAAGCTGTAAAAGCTAGTcatgtttatcttttttattctacTTTCAGGGGGGGATTTGGCACTTTGATTCCACTTGAAGCTATTTGCATGCTTGTGATTGTTGCATCAATTGGGAGCAATCCAACTTGATGGTGTTTTGTATTTAATGTCATATCATTAGCTTTTTCTTGGAGAAAGTTAggtaaatcaaataattttcacTTGTAAATACGGATAAATGCGTAGTACAAGGGTCGAACTCATGATTTTCTGCTTAGGAAAACAGACGCCTTATaggagatttttctttttaaaaaaaaaatataaatataactataggataaatcatgaaaaaaaaaacatgcaaaactaCTTTTACAGCTCAAGACCGATGAGAGTTTGTTTAAGAATgtgattaaaaattttatatatttagattgtcttgatatattgatgttaaaataattttttaaaaataaaaatattattttaatatattttttagtaaaaaatattttaaaaaccaatcgttattacactctcaaacactccaaaataaaattaaaagtaattaatctTAATGCATAAAaaccaatcattttattttgtatagaattattaatatttttttgttgttgtttttcttctttataaacCTATGTACTTTTTCgttaaaaagatgtttttttttaataattttgacatTCTAATACTAATAGTAACATCAAAAAGGATAATTGCATTAATTTTGtgctttttgaaagaaaaaaaccctctAATTAGATTACCAAAAATGGTACCTAGAAAGAGATTAAGGTGTAAATGCTCttcaaaatctttcaaattaCAAAGGGGAAACTTATGTTTGTTTATACGATAGACACCCATTTGATATCAGATTGGAGCTCTAATTTTGcccataaaaaatccaaaagagCAAGAATCTACTATCGTCTCCCCTGTATGTTCTCATAGCCAAAAAGAGTAAGAGAATCTTTTATCGTCTCGTGTATATGTTCTCATAGTAAGAGGAACTATTTCACTGGGACAAGTGCCACGCTATAATACCAAATTGCCACTTTCCATGTCTCCTCTCCTCCCTTGAATGCACCAGCAATCAACAGaaacaagaggaaaaaaaaattctgaaatgtaTTTTGATTCCTCTCCATTGATTATCTCTGGCTCAACTAGCCGGTTTCGCAATCTACTCGTACTATAAATACATACCTAAACTTTCCCTCTTGCTTCCTTCTCttcaaagaaatcaagaaagcaAATAATTTTCCCGCCCTTTCTCTCTTGCAGATTCCCTGACATCTTTCTTTCCCTCTAGCTATCTCGGTCGACTTGATCATCATTTTTGTCTTCTCTTTCCTTGTTCGATAATCTTTCATTTAGATTCTTCGTGTTTGACCGCTTTTCAATGATTTTCACTGTTTCTTTCAAACAATAGGAATCCCTATTGTATAAAATCGAtctcttgaaatttattttccttgataTTTTGTCAACTTCTctgtttcaaattcaatttcccATCTGGGCTTTTGCTTTTTTCTCCTGTGGCCTAATTCGTGGGAACAAGAATAGATTTTTCGTCTTTTCAGGTTTCTCTTCGAATCCTTGAAAAATGGATCTTTTTTAGATTCTTCAGTTTATGCTGTTAAGAAAAGTAGATTCTTGATTCCCTGTACATAATtcttagatttatttaaaaacctCAATCTTCGCATATACTCTCcgtttcctttcttcttctccctgCTCTACATCTCTCGATTCCAATCATATTCACTTCTCGATGCAGTACGAACCCGCAAGCAATCGCTGCATATTAAGTGATGATAGCTAGGTATGGAAACTCTATATTCATCTTGGAGCATGTCGAATCCAATTTGTGTTGCCCAAACCACAGAGTGGACCAAAGAGGAGAACAAGATGTTTGAGAGAGCTTTGGCGATATTTGATGAGCATGAGCCTGATAGATGGCTGAAGGTGGCAGCTATGATACCAGGAAAGACAGTTAATGATGTGATCAAGCAATACAAGAAGCTGGAAGAGGATGTTTGTGATATAGAAGCAGGGAGGGTTCCGGTTCCAGGTTATCTTAGCTCATCTTTCACGTCCGAGTTGGTTGATGATAGCACTTTTGATGCGTATAGGAAGAGGCCTTTGAATATCAAGAGTGCTGATCAGCAGAGAAAGAAAGGTGTGCCATGGACAGAAGAGGAGCACAGGTGAATCCCTTTTTGTTATGGCTTCCCTCTAGTGAAATTTCTTGTTTAAAACAGTAAATTTTGAACAATGCATCCAGTCATTGATTTACAATAGAGATAAAtcattaatcaaacacatttaCAAAAGATTCGGTAGAGGTGTTATTTCATTGATCATGAACTTTTCTATTCAATTGGTTTGTCAGCAGCAAAATGGATCTTCAGATTATGGTACATTTTCTCTCCATCCAAGGTTCAAATTTGTTACTTGTTGTTTCCAGgataataacttttatattttaatccatTGCTGTTGtagtttttaaactttttgaGATCGTCGTCAGATTATCTAACAGAGAGAGATTAGTTGCTGGAAATTTcaagattggaattttttttttaatagttgtcAGGGGCtgcttttttctgttttgctaTGAAGATGACAGTAAACAAATTCTTTTCGGGTTGTGTTTATTTCTCCTTGAACTTGTTCTTGCAATGTTTGATTATGATCAATAGGCGGTTCCTGATGGGGCTTCTAAAGCATGGCAAAGGAGACTGGAGGAACATCTCTCGCAATTTTGTAGGCTCCAAGACTCCAACTCAAGTGGCAAGCCATGCACAGAAGTATTTTATAAGGCAGCAGCTTTCGGGAGTGAAGGATAAGAGAAGACCAAGCATCCATGACATCACAACTCTCAATCTCGCGGGTTCTACTTCTCCATCAGATGGTGACAAAGCTTCCTCACTTGATCAATCTGACGTGCTATTACCACAGCAAAAGCCGGCAGGGATGCAGAAATTGTTGGTTGACTGGGACGAATCAAAGGATGGATCTGTTATGACCTTTGGTTCTACTCATGGAGACTTGTTTGAGTCATCTCCATATGAGATATCTTCAAATGGTCTAACATTTCAAGGGCAAAATCTGTATGCTGGTGCTCGTCACGGGGCTCGTATCAAGCCCCGTAACTTGGTCTTTCAATTGTCACCCCCAAGATTTCAAATTCATTGATAGGGCGGCCGTCTTTGCTGTATACATTGATGGAAAAACAAATCTGGTTTAGGGTCAATCGAATCTGGATAGCAGTGCTTTTGCCATGGTCATGTGTGGTTGGTTTAATTAGTAATTGGATGCCGGtacattttctttaattcccttctctgtttctttccctttccttttcttttcctttccttaatACTCCTATTGAATCCTTCTTGAACATAACAGAAATATGAAATCATGTAATATCTGAAATTGCAATGTCCAACGGGTGAAAATGAGATATTGGACTCTTGGAAACAGTTGTATATATCTTGGAGTTTGCACTTTGCATCAAACGAAAACCAGTCTTAGAAAACTTTCTGAACTTAAATTTTCGGTATCCTTACCTCTGCTTTATAGTAATGGAAGCATTCTTTTTAAGTCTCTCCTTCAGTGCAGACTAAATCTCGATGATTGTAAAATCCATATTTTGGTCTATGCATCCTTTATGTTTGTGCTGTCCTGAATTCAAGAGCATTCTAATAATCTATCAATTAGGTACAAAATCCTGTCTTTGTTTCAAAAGGATGATGTGAAAGCACTCTATGCATTTACATATGGAACAATTTTGTAACTATGACAAATAATCTGAAATGTCATTCAGCTGACTCACCCGGCACTCTGTGTGAAATTCCGCGGTATCTGATTGCCTGCCTTATCTCGAAGCTAAGAACCTTGGAGCAATCGTTAGCTTTATGTGGTCCTCCAAAATGGCCAAGTTGACCTGTGCTTCAGCAGCATTATCACTTTTGTCACAGCTGAGTTTGCATCCCACTTAGTTGAGCATCACATGCTTCAATTTATCGTAGAATAAGGAACGATGCACTTAAGAATGCCAGTGTACATGTATATATTTGCCTTTTCTACGATATTTCTCTTTCCGCCAACCCAATTGTCGATGGTGGCAAGACTGTTCCATCAGCATGGCAGTTCTTCCAAGTGCGCATAATTAATACCTTTTTATGATTCTTTATTTTACTTGACAAAGCTAGAAAGAATAGTTACCGGGTCTAGCTAGATTTCGCGCACACTTTAACTGTTTCTATGGGAATAGAGAACCTAGGATTATTATTAGGGATGAGAATTTAATTTCAACCTAATCCGTCTAATTTAATgggtttttattaataattattttatttaataaaatataaatattatgacTTGAAAATCACCTAACCCTaacactaaatatatatttatattttttaatataatataatatatacatatctcAATGTTaacataaatcatatatatatatatatattaactaattttttaataaataataaataatgaatatatATGAATACCCccaaccaaacatatattttatgaatatttaaatttttttccttaaaaagatataaatataaaaaaaagggatgtACAGTTACCGTTGCCAtccctaattattattataccaGGCTATTTAGATGTTAACCTTTTCCTTGACTTTAGAGGATAAGGCATTGATTTTCGTCCTCATATTCTTCAGAAACTCCTCTTCCAGAATCAGGAGCTGTGATGTATCTGTCGTCCTTCTCCTGGAATGCATCTTTCAACCTTCCGCAAAAGAACATGTCTCTTTCAATGATCCACCTATAGATTAATTGCTGATTTGACTTTTCTTGAGGATCTGCATACTTTCGATATTATATGCACAAAGAATATCGGAATacagtaattcaacttaaaatacaaaaaattactcTGAATAGAGTGAAGAAGATAGATAGATATATACTAAGGGCATGCTTTGATACGCCTGTTGTCTTGATTAGGAATAAAGAAAATGTAATGTTAGGGTTACAGCTGATAAAAGTACTAGAACACTTCCATTAGGAAAAAGAAACACTAATATTATGGAATGGATAACGGTCGGAACGCCGAAACGGGATAAAGATCATTGATCGTTTTCATATTATTGACAAACTCGGCCCCCCTGGCATCCAACTTTCTAGCATCTTAATTAGTGGGTCCTTTAGAAAAGggttaattgataataattatctCACAAAGTTTGTCTTTCTAAAATTTTCCAGTGGAAAAAAAGAGATCATGTTTCCTGATATTCTGTCACTGTGCTTGTTTTGTATAAGTTGCCATTGTGTTTGTGGGTTCTACTACTGCCATTGTTGCTGCTGAAACAATCATCAATTAAAACCCTAGTGTGCAAGCCCACCCATGTGACTTTGT is a window encoding:
- the LOC7494474 gene encoding transcription factor DIVARICATA; the encoded protein is METLYSSWSMSNPICVAQTTEWTKEENKMFERALAIFDEHEPDRWLKVAAMIPGKTVNDVIKQYKKLEEDVCDIEAGRVPVPGYLSSSFTSELVDDSTFDAYRKRPLNIKSADQQRKKGVPWTEEEHRRFLMGLLKHGKGDWRNISRNFVGSKTPTQVASHAQKYFIRQQLSGVKDKRRPSIHDITTLNLAGSTSPSDGDKASSLDQSDVLLPQQKPAGMQKLLVDWDESKDGSVMTFGSTHGDLFESSPYEISSNGLTFQGQNLYAGARHGARIKPRNLVFQLSPPRFQIH